The genomic window CGCTCGGCCTCTTCGCTGAGCGGGGGCGTGTCTCCGCTGAGCGAGGCGATTTCGACCGTACCCGCCGAGGTGGGCACCAGCATCGGTCGCAGAGCGTGATGTTCGCTGCAGTCGGCGGGTTGATTTCGGAGCGTTCGGACAATTGTGTGCGCAGGCCATTTCCCGTGCCACGGATGGCGAAAGGGTAAGCCGGGCGATCGGAATTCCGGTTACTGCCTGTGATGCGGGCCCGCTACTGAGGGCGGGCCCGCACGGGCGGGATCAGTGCCAGGGTTTGTAGTTCGGGTTGCTCAGGCAGTCGTTCATGACTTCGGTCTTGGTGGTCTTGTCGACGGGGCAGACACCGATCACGTACTCGCTGCGGATACCGCCGGGGAACGCGACTTCGAGCTGGTCGGCGTACTTGTGGGTGTCCCCGATGGTCTTGTTGACGTCGATGCCGCCGGGCGCGTCGATGTAGTAGTTCCAGCCGGACTTGTACCAGGACTTGTAGAGATCGTGGTCGTAGGTGGTGGAGACGTACGGCGACGGCTGGTTGACCAGGACGTACTGCTTCACGTCGTACTGCCCGCCGGTCACGTCCTTGGCGGAGAAACCGGTGGCGAAGATGACGTCGGGAGTGCGGCTGTCGCTGCGGTAGAGGGTGCCGCAGTTCTGCCGCCACACCGGCGCCGGGGTGATCCGGTCGAGCT from Actinoplanes derwentensis includes these protein-coding regions:
- a CDS encoding ADP-ribosyltransferase: MFRRRLAAAAIVFGTALAGLTTPVQASAAPSCPIVDDKVRAATDPANVKLDRITPAPVWRQNCGTLYRSDSRTPDVIFATGFSAKDVTGGQYDVKQYVLVNQPSPYVSTTYDHDLYKSWYKSGWNYYIDAPGGIDVNKTIGDTHKYADQLEVAFPGGIRSEYVIGVCPVDKTTKTEVMNDCLSNPNYKPWH